The DNA segment TCATCTTCGGCACCACCGGGCTGACCAACTTCGCCCACGGCGAGCTGGTCACGATCGGTGCGGTCATCGCCTGGTACATCAACGTCCGCGGTGGTGTCCCGCTGATCCCGGCCACGATCATCGCGATGATCGCCGGGGCCGGCGTCGGCATCCTCAACGAACGGGGCCTGTGGCGTCCGCTGCGCCGTCGGGGCACCGGCCTGGTCGCCGCGCTCGTCGTCTCCATCGGCCTGTCGCTGGTGCTGCGCTACCTGATCCAGATCATCTACGGCGGGTTCTCCAACCCCTACGCCGACTACCAGAGCCAGCGGGCGGTCGACTACGGGGTCTTCACCATGACCAACCGTTCCCTCGCCTCGATCGCCGTCTCGGTGGTCGTGCTGGTCCTCGTCGCGCTGATGCTGCAGCGCACCAAGATCGGCAAGGCGATGCGGGCCGTCTCGGACAACCGCGACCTGGCCGCCTCGTCCGGCATCGACGTCGACCGCGTGATCCTCGTGGTCTGGATGATGGGCGGGGCGCTGGCCACCCTCGGCGGCGTGCTGCTCGGCCTGTCCGACCAGGTCCAGTGGGACATGGGCTTCCGGCTGCTGCTGCTGATGTTCGCCGGGGTCACCCTGGGCGGCCTCGGGACGGCCTACGGCGCCCTCGTCGGCTCGCTCATCGTCGGTGTGTTCGTGCAGATGTCCACCCTGATCATCCCGAGTGACGTGAAGTACGTCGGAGGCCTGCTCTTGTTGATCGTCATCCTCGTCGTCCGGCCCCAGGGCATCCTGGGGTCCCGGGCTCGGATCGGCTGACCCGATGTCCGACCTCATCGACGCCTTCCAGGTCGCCGGCAAGGCCTTCTTCGGTTTCCAGGCGATCTTCTTCGCGCTGCTGGCCATCGGCATCAACGTGCACTTCGGGTACACCGGGCTGCTCAACTTCGGGCAGATCGCCTTCGCCATGCTCGGCGGCTTCGGCATCGCCATCTCGGTGAGCCAGTGGGGTCTGCCCTTCTGGGTCGGCGTGCTCATCGCGATCGCCTCCGCCGTCGTGCTCGCGCTGCTGCTGGGCCTGCCGACCCTGCGGCTGCGGGCCGACTACCTGGCGATCGTCACGATCGCCGTCGCCGAGGGACTACGCCTGCTGTTCCGGTCGGTGTCGGCCACCCCGGTCACCGGTGGCACCCGCGGCCTCTCGGCCTTCAACAGCTCCTTCATCGCCCTCGCCCCCTGGGACACCCAGGAGCGCTACAACATCCTGGGCACCTCGTGGAGCGGCGGCGAGCTCTGGGTGGCCCTGGTCGGCTGGCTCATCGTCACGGTGTTCACGCTGCTGGTCTGGCAGCTCATGCGCAGCCCGTGGGGCCGGGTGGTCAAGGCCATCCGCGAGGACGAGGACGCCGTCCGGGCACTGGGCAAGAACGTCTACAGCTACAAGATGCAGGCGCTGGTGCTCGGCGGTGTGATCGGCGCCTTCGGCGGCATGGTCTACGCCGTGGGCACCGGGTCGGCGATCCCGGACCAGTACCAGAACGCCAACACGTTCCTGGCCTACGGCGCGCTGATCCTCGGCGGTGCAGCCCGGGTGCTCGGCCCGGTCATCGGTTCCATGATCCTGCTGTTCATCCTGCAGTTCGCCGACACCGGGCTGCGGGCGCTGATCTCCAACGGCGCCATCCCCGACACGTTGCTCTCCTCCACCGACGTGGCGCAGATCCGCTTCGTCCTGGTCGGGATCGGGCTCATGCTGTTGCTGGTGTTCCGTCCCCAGGGCATCTTCGGTGACCGACGAGAGGTGATGCTCGATGCCCGCTGAGCCCACGGCCCACGGCGCCCATGCCGCAGGTCCTGATGAGGTCCCTGCGGCCGCACCGACACGCGAGTCGGCCGCCGGCCGGATCCCGCAGCGCCTGGCCCAGGCGGCCCTCAAGGACCTCCCCTGGGAGGTCGGCGTGGCCAAGCCCGACCCGGCCATCGTCGTCGACAAGGTCACCCGGACCTTCGGTGGCCTGACCGCCGTCTCGGTCGACCACCTCGAGGTGCAGCGTGGTGGCATCACCGGGCTGATCGGCCCCAACGGCGCCGGCAAGACCACGCTGTTCAACCTGCTCACCGGGTTCGACCAGCCCAACACGGGCACCTGGTCCTTCGACGGCCGGGACCTGGGCAAGCTCTCGCCCCACCAGGTCGCTCGGCTGGGCGTCGTGCGCACCTTCCAGCTCACCAAGGCGCTGTCCCGGCTCACCGTGCTGCAGAACATGCTGCTCGGCGCGCAGGGCCAGAAGGGGGAGAGCTTCCTGCGGGCCCTGGTGCCCGGCGGGTGGCGCGCGCAGGAGAAGGAGAACACCGAGCGGGCGATGGACCTGCTCCGGCGGTTCAAGCTCGACGCCAAGAAGGACGACTTCGCCGGGATCCTCTCCGGTGGTCAGCGCAAGCTGCTGGAGATGGCCCGCGCGCTGATGAGCGACCCGAAGGTCGTCATGCTCGACGAGCCGATGGCCGGGGTGAACCCGGCGCTCACCCAGAGCCTGCTGGGGCACGTCAAGGACCTCCGCGAGGAGGGGATGACGGTCATCTTCGTCGAGCACGACATGGACGTCGTCCGCGACATCAGCGACTGGGTCGTCGTCATGGCCGCCGGCAAGATCATCGCCGAGGGCCCGCCGGAGTCGATCAGCCAGAACAAGGCCGTCGTCGACGCCTACCTCGGCGCCCACCACGACGCACCGCTGACGGTCGAGGAGGAGGACCGCGTCCTCGCCGAGGCCGACGCCGCGCTCGGCCGCGAGGACGGGCGGTCCACGGGCCGGCACGGCACCGACGAGATCAGCAGTGACGGGAGCACCCGATGAGCGAGCCGTTGTTCGAGGTCGACGAGACCGGGGAGGACCTCACCCGGGCGGCGACGGCGACCGGCGCCGAGCTCTCCCCCGCAGAGAAGGCCGCCACCCGGGAGGAGCACGTCAAGCTCGCCGAGGGGGCGCTGGTCCGCGCCGACGACCTGGTCGCCGGGTACGTCCCCGGCGTCAACATCCTCCGGGGCTGCGACTTCTACCTGCAGGACGGCGAGCTGGTCGGCATCATCGGCCCCAACGGCGCCGGGAAGTCGACGCTGCTGAAGGCGCTGTTCGGGCTGATCCCGGTGCGGTCGGGCGGGGTCACCCTCCGCGGGGAGTCGATCACGTCGGCACCGGCGCACAAGCTCGTGCAGCTCGGGGTCGGCTACGTGCCGCAGAACAACAACGTGTTCCCCTCGCTCACCATCGAGGAGAACATGCAGATGGGCGTGTACCTCCGGCCGAAGACCTTCAAGGAGCGCTTCGACTACGTCATCGACCTCTTCCCGCTGCTCGGCGAGCGGCGCAAGGGCAAGGCCGGCGCGCTCTCCGGTGGTGAGCGCCAGATGGTGGCGATGGGCCGGGCGCTGATGATGGACCCGTCGGTGCTGCTGCTCGACGAGCCCTCCGCGGGCCTCTCCCCCGCCCTGCAGGACGAGGTGTTCATCCGCTGCCGCCGGATCAACGCCACCGGGGTCTCGATCATCATGGTCGAGCAGAACGCCCGCCGGTGCCTGCAGATCTGCGACCGCGGCTACGTCCTGGACCAGGGGCGCAACGCCTACACCGACACCGGCGAGTCGCTGATGCACGACCCCAAGGTGATCGAGCTGTACCTGGGCACGCTGGCCAAGGCCCAGTAACCAGGACGAGCACCGCCCGGACGGCGCCGTTCCCTTCACGGGGGGCGGCGCCGTCCGTCGTCCGGGGTCAGCCCAGCACCGCCCAGGCGCTGGCCACCACGTTCACGCTGGCCGCCACCACCCGGACGTCGTCGGCGCGCAGCAGCCGCGCGTACGCCGCCCGGTCGAAGCCCGCGCCCAGTGCCCGGTGCTGCGGCACGGCGACCAGCGCGGTCACCCCCAGCACCACCGCGAGGCACCCGGCGCTGACCAGCAGCGCCGGCACCAGCACGCCCGCCGGCCGCTGGACCAGCAGCCAGCCGGTGGTGACCAGCTGGCCGACGAACAACGGCCCCACCACCCGGGCGATCCGGCGCGAGTGGCTGCCCTCGTAGGCGGCGAACGAGCCGGGC comes from the Modestobacter italicus genome and includes:
- a CDS encoding ABC transporter ATP-binding protein, coding for MSEPLFEVDETGEDLTRAATATGAELSPAEKAATREEHVKLAEGALVRADDLVAGYVPGVNILRGCDFYLQDGELVGIIGPNGAGKSTLLKALFGLIPVRSGGVTLRGESITSAPAHKLVQLGVGYVPQNNNVFPSLTIEENMQMGVYLRPKTFKERFDYVIDLFPLLGERRKGKAGALSGGERQMVAMGRALMMDPSVLLLDEPSAGLSPALQDEVFIRCRRINATGVSIIMVEQNARRCLQICDRGYVLDQGRNAYTDTGESLMHDPKVIELYLGTLAKAQ
- a CDS encoding branched-chain amino acid ABC transporter permease; this translates as MLTLLVAAFGMAFALLAPGIASAVGESVTGTLQTSRSGPIQGVEVKVETADGTEIQSVDTDEDGRFTVPVPGPGQYVVTLAEGDLPAGVDLGTNGDSVTVTVGPGRTQPVNFGLVDGTSNAGGGSIEAVQLLVDGIRFGLLIAVCAVGLSLIFGTTGLTNFAHGELVTIGAVIAWYINVRGGVPLIPATIIAMIAGAGVGILNERGLWRPLRRRGTGLVAALVVSIGLSLVLRYLIQIIYGGFSNPYADYQSQRAVDYGVFTMTNRSLASIAVSVVVLVLVALMLQRTKIGKAMRAVSDNRDLAASSGIDVDRVILVVWMMGGALATLGGVLLGLSDQVQWDMGFRLLLLMFAGVTLGGLGTAYGALVGSLIVGVFVQMSTLIIPSDVKYVGGLLLLIVILVVRPQGILGSRARIG
- a CDS encoding ABC transporter ATP-binding protein, whose protein sequence is MPAEPTAHGAHAAGPDEVPAAAPTRESAAGRIPQRLAQAALKDLPWEVGVAKPDPAIVVDKVTRTFGGLTAVSVDHLEVQRGGITGLIGPNGAGKTTLFNLLTGFDQPNTGTWSFDGRDLGKLSPHQVARLGVVRTFQLTKALSRLTVLQNMLLGAQGQKGESFLRALVPGGWRAQEKENTERAMDLLRRFKLDAKKDDFAGILSGGQRKLLEMARALMSDPKVVMLDEPMAGVNPALTQSLLGHVKDLREEGMTVIFVEHDMDVVRDISDWVVVMAAGKIIAEGPPESISQNKAVVDAYLGAHHDAPLTVEEEDRVLAEADAALGREDGRSTGRHGTDEISSDGSTR
- a CDS encoding branched-chain amino acid ABC transporter permease → MSDLIDAFQVAGKAFFGFQAIFFALLAIGINVHFGYTGLLNFGQIAFAMLGGFGIAISVSQWGLPFWVGVLIAIASAVVLALLLGLPTLRLRADYLAIVTIAVAEGLRLLFRSVSATPVTGGTRGLSAFNSSFIALAPWDTQERYNILGTSWSGGELWVALVGWLIVTVFTLLVWQLMRSPWGRVVKAIREDEDAVRALGKNVYSYKMQALVLGGVIGAFGGMVYAVGTGSAIPDQYQNANTFLAYGALILGGAARVLGPVIGSMILLFILQFADTGLRALISNGAIPDTLLSSTDVAQIRFVLVGIGLMLLLVFRPQGIFGDRREVMLDAR